CACCACCGAACTCGCCGAGTGCTATCCGCAATTCGTCGAGACGATGGTGGCCGATCGCGCCGCGTGACGCGGCCGCTCAGAGGCGGCGCCGGCCGAGCGCCGCGCGCAGCCAGCCGATCAGCGCCCGCAAAGCCGCATGGATCGCGACGCGTTGCAGCTCCCGCCCACGCCGGGCGTGGAACGCGATCAGTTCGGGTGTGACGCGCCGCGACTGGTCGCGACGCGGCGCCATTACAGTGTCAGCTCCCAGGTCTCGCCGATCAGGTCGGTGCCGAAGCTGCGATGCGGCTCGGTCGCGACCAGGATGAAGCCGGCGTCCTGATAGATTTTTCGCGCGGCGACGAGGATGCTCTGGGTCCACAGCGTCACTTTGCGATAGCCGCATTGCCGGGCGAAGCAGATCGCCTCCTGCACCATCCGTTGCCCGAGCCGGTGGCCGCGCGCCTGCGGCGTCACCAGCAGCAGCCGCAGCTTGGCGACCTCGTCGCTGGCCTGCACCAGAAACAGCGAGCCGGCCTGCGCGCCGTCGAGCTCGGCGATCCAGCAGCGCTCGCGCCTGGGATCGTGCGAGGCGAGAAACCGGCCGGCGATCTCGGCGACCAGCGCCTCGAACGAGGTGTCGAAACCGTATTCGGCGGCGTAGAACGCGCCGTGGCTCTGCACCACCCAGCCGATGTCGCCGGGCTGCGGGCCGCGCAGGACCGGGCCTTGGGACGGGGCTGCGCGGAGCAGCCGCTCGATGGTCGTCATCGACGCCACCAGACGCGATCGCTCGGACGGCTGCAGGCCCGCGAGCATCGCCGCGATCTCCTGTTGCGAGCGCTGCTCGAGCCGGCCGTAGGTGGTCCGGCCTTTCGCCGTCAGGCCGATCCGCGACTGCCGCCGGTCGTCCGGCGACGGCTTGCGGCTGATCAGGCCCTGATCGTCGAAGCTCTGCAGGATCCGGCTGAGATAGCCGGCGTCGATGCCCAGCTCTGCGCCGATTTCCTTGGCGAGCGGGGCCTCGCGATACGCCAGCTCGTACAGCACGCGGGCTTCGGTGAGCGAGAAAGGCGTATTCAGCAGATGCTGCTCGAGCACGCCGAGCCGGCGGGTGTAGAACCGGTTGAAGCCGCGGACGGTGTCGACCTGATCGGGCGGGACGGGGCTGGACATGGCAACTCCTCAATGGTTGCCATTGTCAAATATATAGTTGCCGATGGCAAGTAATTTTTGCGAAGCGGCTTGGGCCGTCGAGTTGCCTCGAGCGGACACCATTCGGCTGGTGCGCCGGGGCGGGGAGAGAGTTCATAGAAACGTGGAGGGAAGCGCAGCGGCGCTGCCGTCAGACCAGCACGATCCGGCTGCGCAGCAGGGTGCGCGACGAGCGGCCGAGCTGCCGCAGCAGCCGAGCCTCGGAGCGCTCCGGATCGTGACCGCCGAGCTGGTCGTAGTGGTCGCGGGCGATCAGTAGGCCCTGATCGGCCCGCGGTCCCGCGATCTGTCTGCGCAGGCTGCGGAACGTCTCGCGCCAGCTCGGCTCCGCATAGGGCGATCGCGCATAGCGGAAAATCCCCGCGCGGGGGTGGCCGCTCAGCGACACGCCCTGGATGAACTGCGAGGTTTCCTCGATCCAGCCGGAGTCCAGCACCGCGCCGGCATGCAGGAACATCAGCCATGGCGACCGCGACTGCCGCGCGCCCGCCGCCAGCGCCGCGGCGCGGCTGCCCTGCACCGCGAGGAAGCCGCAGCCGGCGACGTCCGCGACCCGCTCGATCACCCCGTCATTCTTGCGATCGACCAGCACCACCTCGCGGACGACGCCGGCGGCAGCGCCAGGCACCAGCGCCGCCAAGGTGGCGACCGCGGTCCGCTCAACTCCGTCGGTGGGAATGATGACGCTCAGCATGTCCGCCAAATGACGTGGTTACGACCATTTGGTGCACGCTTAGCACCTCGTGCCGCCGAAATCAGCCGGGAATTGCGATGCACAGATCGCAGGCGGCGGTCGACCGCAGCGGCCCGCTGTGGATCCGCCAAATATGTTCTTGATTTGTTCCTGCGACCCGCTATCTTCGAACCATGAGCAGAGCATCCAATGCCCTCAAGCGCCCGCCGGTCACGGCGCCCTCCGAGCCGGTGGGCGCAATCTCTCCGTTTCCTGAGATTGAAATTGCGATCGACAAGCAGCGGCGGCGCGGCCGCGGCGCGCAATCCAACGAGTCGGGCCGCTACGAAGCCGAGGCGCGGGTCGCGTTCGATGATGGCTGGCAGAGCCTCGACGAGCTGCCGCCGTTCAAGACCACGGTCGCGCTCGACACCGCGCGGAAAGTCATCACCCGCAACGAGTCGCCGGATATCGGCTTCGATCGTTCGATCAATCCGTATCGCGGCTGCGAGCACGGCTGCGTCTATTGCTTCGCGCGGCCGACCCATGCCTATCTCGGCCTGTCGCCGGGGCTGGATTTCGAATCGCGGCTGTTCGCCAAGCCGGATGCGCCGGCGCTGCTGGAGAAAGAACTCGCCGCTGCCGACTATCAGCCGCGGATGATCGCGATCGGTACCAATACCGACCCGTATCAGCCGATCGAGCGCGAGCACAAGATCATGCGGGGCGTTCTCGAAGTGCTGGAGAAGACCGGCCATCCGGTCGGCATCGTCACCAAATCGGCGCTGGTCACGCGTGACATCGACATTCTGGCG
The DNA window shown above is from Rhodopseudomonas palustris HaA2 and carries:
- a CDS encoding PA0069 family radical SAM protein, with the translated sequence MSRASNALKRPPVTAPSEPVGAISPFPEIEIAIDKQRRRGRGAQSNESGRYEAEARVAFDDGWQSLDELPPFKTTVALDTARKVITRNESPDIGFDRSINPYRGCEHGCVYCFARPTHAYLGLSPGLDFESRLFAKPDAPALLEKELAAADYQPRMIAIGTNTDPYQPIEREHKIMRGVLEVLEKTGHPVGIVTKSALVTRDIDILARMAKRQLAKVALSVTSLDPKLARTMEPRASAPEKRLEALKRLSEAGIPTTVMVAPVIPALNDVEIERILDAAAHAGVKEASYVMLRLPLEVRDLFREWLMANYPDRYRHVFTLIRDMRGGRDYDSQWGTRMKGTGPIAWMIGRRFETACARLGLNKRRSKLTTDHFEKPERAGQQLSLF
- a CDS encoding bifunctional helix-turn-helix transcriptional regulator/GNAT family N-acetyltransferase: MSSPVPPDQVDTVRGFNRFYTRRLGVLEQHLLNTPFSLTEARVLYELAYREAPLAKEIGAELGIDAGYLSRILQSFDDQGLISRKPSPDDRRQSRIGLTAKGRTTYGRLEQRSQQEIAAMLAGLQPSERSRLVASMTTIERLLRAAPSQGPVLRGPQPGDIGWVVQSHGAFYAAEYGFDTSFEALVAEIAGRFLASHDPRRERCWIAELDGAQAGSLFLVQASDEVAKLRLLLVTPQARGHRLGQRMVQEAICFARQCGYRKVTLWTQSILVAARKIYQDAGFILVATEPHRSFGTDLIGETWELTL
- a CDS encoding glycosyl transferase, which translates into the protein MLSVIIPTDGVERTAVATLAALVPGAAAGVVREVVLVDRKNDGVIERVADVAGCGFLAVQGSRAAALAAGARQSRSPWLMFLHAGAVLDSGWIEETSQFIQGVSLSGHPRAGIFRYARSPYAEPSWRETFRSLRRQIAGPRADQGLLIARDHYDQLGGHDPERSEARLLRQLGRSSRTLLRSRIVLV